One genomic segment of Synechocystis sp. LKSZ1 includes these proteins:
- the petA gene encoding cytochrome f gives MRTSDVLGLWANGQTALRRALILAVATVTFLAFGDLVTPQVAQAYPFWAQQTAPQTPREATGRIVCANCHLAQKPAEIEIPQAVLPDSVFEAVVKIPYDLSSQQVLGDGSKGGLNVGAVLMLPDGFKIAPPDRIPEEMKEKVGSLYYQSYREGLDNVVIVGPLPGEQYQEIVFPVLAPNPETDKNIHYGKYSVHLGANRGRGQVYPTGELSNNNAFKAPKAGTISQVTALDAGGYELALTTETGTESVTLPAGAELIVTEGQAVNAGDFLTTNPNVGGFGQKDTEVVLQNPARIKFLAVFLAVIMLAQILLVLKKKQIEKVQAAELNF, from the coding sequence ATGAGAACTTCTGATGTTTTGGGACTGTGGGCCAACGGACAAACGGCCCTCCGTCGCGCTCTGATTCTGGCCGTTGCCACCGTCACTTTTTTGGCCTTTGGCGATCTGGTAACGCCCCAAGTTGCCCAAGCCTATCCCTTCTGGGCTCAGCAAACGGCCCCCCAAACGCCTCGGGAGGCCACGGGACGCATTGTTTGTGCCAACTGTCACTTGGCCCAGAAGCCCGCTGAAATTGAAATTCCCCAAGCCGTTCTACCGGACTCCGTTTTTGAAGCGGTGGTCAAAATTCCCTACGATCTCAGTAGCCAACAGGTTTTGGGGGATGGCTCGAAGGGCGGTCTGAATGTCGGTGCAGTTTTGATGTTGCCCGACGGCTTTAAGATTGCGCCTCCGGATCGGATTCCCGAAGAAATGAAGGAGAAGGTCGGTAGCCTGTACTATCAGTCTTACCGTGAGGGCCTGGATAACGTGGTGATTGTTGGCCCCCTTCCTGGCGAGCAATACCAAGAGATTGTCTTCCCCGTTCTGGCCCCCAACCCAGAAACGGATAAAAATATCCACTACGGTAAGTATTCGGTTCACCTCGGCGCTAACCGGGGTCGCGGCCAAGTTTATCCCACCGGGGAACTGAGTAATAATAATGCCTTCAAGGCACCTAAAGCCGGCACGATTAGCCAAGTTACCGCCCTAGACGCTGGTGGCTACGAATTAGCCCTGACGACGGAAACCGGAACCGAAAGTGTGACGCTCCCGGCTGGCGCAGAATTGATTGTCACCGAAGGCCAAGCGGTTAATGCCGGTGATTTTCTGACGACTAACCCCAATGTCGGCGGCTTTGGCCAAAAAGATACGGAAGTGGTTCTGCAAAATCCGGCACGGATTAAGTTCTTGGCGGTCTTCTTGGCAGTGATTATGCTGGCCCAGATCCTGCTAGTGCTCAAGAAGAAACAAATTGAAAAAGTCCAAGCGGCGGAGTTGAATTTCTAG
- a CDS encoding M48 family metalloprotease, with product MHGLMVLLAMAIALMLRGSLVWRRTPLTWTTALWCFVCPPLLLLMTALAIVWMGYQGEMLGWAASLGSYLLAWAFLGWAVWGLGQRWQEIGSLDQQIQALQPTELQGQTIHLLETAFPYSAQVGFWRSRLIVSQGLIDRLNPEQLQAVLAHEAAHHHYRDGLCFFCLGWLRQMTAWLPHSERLWQELLLLREMRADQKATEKADALALAEALLLVTQASQQQPFHPVLETGAVPFYQHQQRFQVRIENLLQPVSTTPAFPNSYQPWLLLGIILILAPLAFIPFHFS from the coding sequence ATGCATGGCTTAATGGTGCTCCTGGCCATGGCTATTGCCCTCATGTTACGGGGCAGTTTAGTCTGGCGACGAACTCCTCTAACCTGGACAACGGCGTTATGGTGCTTTGTCTGTCCCCCGCTATTGCTCTTAATGACTGCCCTGGCCATTGTTTGGATGGGCTATCAGGGGGAGATGCTCGGCTGGGCTGCGAGTCTCGGTAGTTACCTCTTGGCCTGGGCCTTTCTGGGTTGGGCCGTTTGGGGCCTAGGTCAACGATGGCAGGAAATCGGTAGTTTAGATCAACAAATTCAGGCACTACAGCCCACAGAACTCCAGGGCCAGACCATCCATCTTCTAGAAACTGCCTTTCCCTACAGCGCCCAGGTCGGTTTTTGGCGGTCTCGCTTAATTGTCAGCCAAGGCCTCATTGATCGGTTGAATCCAGAACAGTTGCAGGCGGTTCTGGCCCACGAGGCCGCCCACCACCACTATCGGGATGGTCTTTGCTTTTTCTGCTTAGGCTGGCTCCGCCAAATGACGGCTTGGTTGCCCCATAGTGAACGCCTCTGGCAAGAACTACTGCTGTTACGGGAAATGAGAGCCGATCAAAAAGCAACGGAAAAGGCCGATGCCCTGGCCCTGGCCGAAGCTCTCCTCCTCGTTACCCAGGCCAGTCAACAGCAACCCTTTCACCCAGTCTTGGAGACAGGGGCCGTGCCCTTTTACCAGCACCAACAACGTTTTCAGGTTCGTATCGAAAATTTACTCCAACCGGTCTCCACGACGCCTGCCTTTCCAAACTCCTATCAACCCTGGCTACTGTTGGGGATCATCCTCATCCTGGCTCCCTTGGCCTTCATCCCGTTCCACTTCAGTTGA
- a CDS encoding DUF2231 domain-containing protein, translating into MNPSLIDQLQQLALELGTNGLPYRFPLHPNLVHLTLGLFIIALIFDFAGTFFFLERPILKAFAIPVSRQSFFDVGWYNAVAGSLVTFFTVAAGFFEILLAQAPSNQTSDWGLGAGSTMLLHGVGGVLLLAMMVAMTLWRGYLRYAWRKDNPQQVDGWYLMAGLFLMAYMALHGTLGAQLGAEFGVHNTAAHLLRMGQNPNQVLQ; encoded by the coding sequence ATGAATCCCTCCTTGATTGACCAACTGCAACAACTGGCCCTGGAACTGGGCACCAATGGCCTGCCCTACCGTTTTCCCCTCCATCCCAACCTCGTTCATTTGACCTTAGGCCTGTTTATTATTGCGCTGATTTTTGATTTTGCCGGCACCTTCTTTTTTCTAGAACGCCCCATTCTTAAGGCTTTTGCTATCCCTGTTAGCCGCCAGAGTTTCTTTGATGTTGGTTGGTATAATGCCGTCGCTGGGTCCTTGGTGACGTTTTTCACCGTCGCGGCGGGCTTTTTTGAAATCCTCCTGGCCCAAGCCCCCAGCAACCAGACCAGTGATTGGGGCTTAGGGGCCGGTAGTACGATGCTCCTCCATGGCGTTGGTGGTGTCCTCCTCCTAGCGATGATGGTGGCCATGACCCTTTGGCGGGGCTATCTCCGCTATGCTTGGCGCAAGGACAACCCCCAGCAGGTAGATGGTTGGTATTTAATGGCCGGCCTATTCCTAATGGCCTATATGGCCCTGCACGGCACCCTGGGGGCCCAATTGGGGGCCGAGTTTGGTGTGCATAATACCGCGGCGCATCTCCTGCGGATGGGCCAAAATCCCAATCAAGTTCTCCAGTAG
- the petC gene encoding cytochrome b6-f complex iron-sulfur subunit: protein MAQLSGASDVPDLGRRQFMNLLTFGTITGVAAGALYPVVKYFIPPSSGSAGGGVTAKDALGNDVIVSEFLASHNAGDRTLAQGLKGDPTYMVVQGDKTIANYGINAVCTHLGCVVPWNASENKFMCPCHGSQYNAEGKVVRGPAPLSLALAHATVTDNDKLVFSPWTETDFRTNEDPWWA, encoded by the coding sequence ATGGCTCAGCTTTCAGGTGCGTCCGATGTTCCCGATTTGGGGCGTCGTCAGTTCATGAACCTATTGACCTTTGGGACGATTACAGGAGTTGCTGCGGGGGCACTCTACCCCGTGGTGAAATATTTCATTCCCCCTTCTAGCGGCAGTGCAGGGGGCGGTGTCACGGCCAAGGATGCCCTGGGTAATGATGTCATTGTCAGTGAATTTTTGGCTTCCCATAATGCTGGGGATAGAACGTTGGCCCAGGGACTCAAGGGAGATCCCACCTACATGGTTGTCCAGGGAGATAAAACTATCGCTAACTATGGCATTAACGCGGTCTGTACCCATTTAGGCTGTGTTGTGCCCTGGAATGCTAGCGAAAATAAGTTTATGTGTCCCTGCCATGGTTCTCAATACAACGCTGAAGGAAAGGTCGTCCGTGGGCCCGCGCCCCTGTCCTTGGCCCTGGCCCATGCCACGGTAACGGATAACGACAAGCTCGTCTTTAGCCCCTGGACAGAAACAGATTTTCGTACCAATGAAGACCCCTGGTGGGCCTAG
- a CDS encoding dihydrofolate reductase family protein: MDGGQTIQSFLREGLLQTLIITRMPILLGKGIPLFGALDQALALIHIETTVFTNGLVQSKYHLGTGEDADSSL; this comes from the coding sequence ATTGATGGGGGCCAGACTATCCAGAGCTTCCTCCGCGAGGGCCTTCTTCAAACACTGATCATTACTCGGATGCCAATTCTCCTGGGGAAAGGGATTCCCCTATTTGGAGCACTGGATCAGGCCCTGGCTCTTATTCATATTGAAACCACTGTGTTTACGAATGGGTTGGTGCAAAGCAAATATCACCTGGGTACTGGGGAAGACGCCGATTCTAGCCTATAA
- a CDS encoding cytochrome c oxidase subunit II has translation MQAFNWLLLTVYTLMSLALSHWLGQQAYGWLPPAAALEAEPIGDLLSFMTRLATLIFMGVMGALLYSLLFYRARPGQEEGAPIRGNTQLEIIWTVIPILLVTWIALYSYQIYQRMNVLGPLPIVEVPNPLDAPALAQGEASPSSITVPENIEVRVKQWAWAFTYPRAGVTSAELHLPVNRPIHFQMTSEDVIHGFYIPNFRLKQDIVPNRTIELSVTPSREGQYQLRDSQYSGTYFAVMTAPVFVESPAAYEQWLQAQVTSKPSPNPAHQEHQNPPPTRLKSGWPTVKPVESFDPALEKPQLEAKALVMAIIQGTGVEPV, from the coding sequence ATGCAGGCATTTAATTGGCTTCTGTTGACCGTCTATACCTTGATGAGTCTGGCTTTGAGTCATTGGTTGGGCCAACAGGCCTATGGTTGGCTCCCTCCAGCGGCGGCCCTGGAAGCGGAACCCATTGGTGATCTATTGAGCTTTATGACCCGCCTGGCCACCCTGATTTTTATGGGGGTCATGGGGGCCTTGTTATATTCTTTGCTGTTCTATCGGGCCCGGCCGGGACAGGAAGAGGGGGCACCGATTCGAGGCAATACCCAACTGGAAATTATTTGGACGGTGATCCCCATTTTGTTAGTCACCTGGATTGCCCTTTATAGCTATCAGATCTACCAACGCATGAATGTGCTTGGCCCCCTACCGATTGTCGAAGTGCCGAATCCCCTGGATGCTCCCGCCCTGGCCCAAGGAGAAGCATCCCCTAGTTCTATAACAGTTCCAGAAAATATTGAAGTCCGCGTCAAACAATGGGCCTGGGCCTTTACCTATCCCCGTGCTGGTGTGACCAGTGCCGAACTGCATCTCCCCGTCAATCGCCCGATTCATTTTCAAATGACCTCAGAAGATGTGATCCACGGTTTTTACATTCCCAATTTTCGGCTGAAACAGGACATTGTCCCTAACCGCACTATTGAGCTGAGCGTGACACCAAGTCGAGAGGGCCAATACCAACTGCGGGATTCCCAATATAGCGGCACCTATTTTGCGGTCATGACCGCTCCCGTTTTCGTTGAATCCCCGGCGGCCTACGAACAATGGCTCCAGGCCCAGGTTACATCTAAGCCAAGCCCTAACCCGGCTCATCAGGAACATCAAAATCCACCGCCAACGCGCCTCAAGAGTGGTTGGCCCACGGTGAAACCGGTAGAATCCTTCGACCCTGCGCTAGAAAAACCTCAACTAGAGGCTAAGGCATTAGTCATGGCAATAATCCAGGGTACAGGAGTTGAACCTGTCTAG
- a CDS encoding BlaI/MecI/CopY family transcriptional regulator, giving the protein MAWSPPYRPKQMSLGPLEQEILEILWQLGKATVKDIHENILANPDRELAYSSVTTVLNRLTNKGWLLCQRDGKAFSWVPRVSAEQARAIQSYEQLQQFLAVSNPEVVTAFADSLDTASLDQLEAIAARLKSLRRQRGEGA; this is encoded by the coding sequence ATGGCCTGGTCTCCCCCCTACCGACCAAAACAAATGTCCCTTGGCCCCCTAGAGCAAGAGATCCTAGAAATCCTCTGGCAATTGGGCAAAGCAACGGTTAAGGATATTCACGAAAACATTTTGGCTAATCCAGACCGAGAACTGGCCTATTCTTCCGTCACCACCGTGCTGAACCGCCTAACAAATAAGGGTTGGTTGCTCTGTCAACGAGACGGTAAGGCCTTTTCCTGGGTGCCTAGAGTGTCCGCTGAACAGGCCCGGGCCATTCAATCCTACGAACAACTCCAGCAATTTTTGGCCGTGAGTAATCCTGAAGTTGTCACCGCCTTTGCCGACAGTCTGGATACGGCAAGTCTCGACCAGCTAGAAGCCATTGCGGCTCGCCTCAAAAGTCTACGTCGTCAACGCGGGGAGGGGGCCTAA
- the larE gene encoding ATP-dependent sacrificial sulfur transferase LarE, protein MLSTKLQQLQQIFQTMERALIAYSGGVDSALVAKIAQDVLGDQALAVTAVSPSLLPEELVEAEDQARWIGIRHELVVTREMENPNYTANPENRCYFCKSELHNTLKPLALDRGYPYVVDGVNGDDLQDYRPGIQAAQERGARSPLAEVGLSKWEVRQLSQQLGLPWWNKPAQPCLSSRFPYGEAITVEKLRRVGRAEIYLRQWGYQNLRVRSEKDTARIELSPEDIQAFVANVPLAEVVQTFQDLGFVYVTLDLEGYASGKLNRALTAVKP, encoded by the coding sequence ATGTTGTCAACGAAGTTACAGCAGCTACAGCAGATCTTCCAAACCATGGAACGGGCCCTGATTGCCTACTCCGGCGGGGTGGATAGTGCCCTGGTGGCTAAAATTGCCCAGGATGTTCTGGGCGACCAGGCCCTGGCAGTCACAGCGGTTTCCCCCTCTCTTCTGCCGGAGGAATTAGTGGAGGCGGAGGATCAGGCCCGGTGGATCGGCATTCGCCATGAACTGGTGGTAACGCGGGAAATGGAGAATCCCAACTACACCGCCAATCCCGAAAATCGCTGTTATTTTTGCAAAAGTGAACTCCACAACACCCTCAAACCCCTGGCCCTGGACCGGGGTTATCCCTACGTGGTGGATGGCGTGAATGGAGACGATCTCCAGGACTATCGGCCAGGTATCCAGGCGGCCCAGGAGCGGGGGGCCCGTTCTCCTTTAGCCGAAGTGGGCCTGAGTAAATGGGAGGTGCGGCAACTGTCCCAGCAGTTAGGCCTGCCTTGGTGGAATAAACCGGCCCAGCCCTGTCTTAGCTCCCGCTTTCCCTACGGTGAAGCAATTACCGTGGAAAAACTCCGCCGGGTTGGTCGGGCCGAAATTTACCTACGCCAATGGGGCTACCAAAATCTGCGGGTGCGTTCCGAAAAAGACACGGCTCGTATTGAATTATCTCCAGAAGACATTCAGGCCTTTGTGGCCAATGTTCCCCTAGCGGAAGTGGTGCAGACCTTTCAAGATCTTGGTTTTGTGTATGTCACCCTCGATCTGGAAGGATACGCCAGTGGTAAACTCAATCGCGCCCTGACGGCAGTTAAACCTTAA
- the bcp gene encoding thioredoxin-dependent thiol peroxidase translates to MPLQIGDPAPPFSGLDHRGQPLSWQDFAGSGLILYFYPKDNTPGCTTEAVTFSKLAPDFAALGVKILGVSPDSPQSHDKFITKYQLTIPLLSDPDHTIAEAYGAWGLKKFMGKEYWGILRSTFLIDAQGKIIYCWPKVKVKGHGEDVWTQVHRLMG, encoded by the coding sequence ATGCCTTTACAGATTGGCGACCCAGCGCCCCCCTTTTCAGGTCTAGACCATCGGGGTCAACCCCTCAGTTGGCAAGATTTTGCGGGTTCTGGCCTCATTCTCTATTTTTATCCCAAGGATAATACCCCTGGTTGTACAACGGAGGCGGTCACCTTTAGCAAGCTGGCCCCAGACTTTGCGGCCCTGGGCGTTAAAATTTTAGGGGTTAGTCCCGACTCGCCCCAATCCCACGACAAATTTATCACGAAATATCAGTTAACCATTCCCCTCCTTAGTGATCCCGACCACACCATTGCCGAGGCTTATGGGGCCTGGGGCCTGAAGAAATTTATGGGCAAAGAATATTGGGGCATTCTCCGCTCTACCTTCCTGATTGATGCCCAGGGAAAAATCATCTACTGTTGGCCCAAGGTGAAGGTCAAGGGCCACGGAGAAGACGTCTGGACTCAAGTACACCGTCTTATGGGTTGA
- a CDS encoding ABC transporter ATP-binding protein, with protein sequence MVEPLIQLQGVSKSFGERRVLDQIDLAIYPGEALVIIGPSGTGKSTILRIIAGLLPPDSGQVLIKNQVRQGLVEDGEDLIRIALVFQQSALFDSLTVEENVGFFLHEHSQLPRETIRSLVEEKLALVGLQGIADDYPAQLSGGMRKRVSFARAIMSNPSNPKDNPEIILYDEPTAGLDPIASTVIEDLVRHLQQAPQGCGTYVMVSHQESTIRRTADRVVFLYDGKIQWQGLAKEIETTSHPMVRQFFAARTDGPIHVLD encoded by the coding sequence ATGGTTGAACCCTTAATCCAACTCCAGGGGGTTTCCAAATCCTTTGGGGAGCGCCGAGTTCTAGACCAGATTGACCTGGCTATTTATCCTGGAGAGGCCCTGGTGATTATTGGCCCCTCTGGGACGGGAAAATCGACGATTCTCCGCATTATTGCTGGGCTTTTACCCCCCGATTCCGGCCAAGTATTAATCAAAAATCAAGTTCGACAGGGCCTGGTAGAAGATGGAGAAGATTTAATTCGCATTGCCTTGGTCTTTCAGCAATCGGCACTGTTTGATTCCCTCACCGTCGAAGAAAATGTGGGGTTTTTTCTCCATGAGCATTCCCAATTACCCCGAGAGACGATTCGCAGTCTAGTGGAAGAAAAATTGGCCCTAGTTGGCCTCCAGGGTATTGCTGACGATTATCCAGCCCAGCTATCGGGAGGGATGCGAAAACGGGTCAGCTTCGCCCGGGCCATCATGTCCAACCCCAGTAATCCCAAGGACAATCCAGAAATTATTCTCTACGACGAACCAACGGCGGGCCTAGATCCCATTGCGTCAACGGTGATCGAAGACCTGGTGCGCCATCTCCAGCAGGCCCCCCAGGGTTGTGGCACCTACGTCATGGTCAGTCACCAGGAAAGTACGATTCGCCGGACTGCCGACCGCGTTGTTTTTTTGTACGACGGCAAAATTCAGTGGCAGGGCCTGGCGAAGGAGATTGAAACCACAAGCCATCCCATGGTGCGTCAATTCTTTGCCGCTAGGACGGATGGGCCAATTCACGTTTTAGATTAA
- a CDS encoding DUF2231 domain-containing protein — translation MFSLNNQNLPYPDTLHPIIVHFVIAMVFFAYFCDLTGYLTRRPHWFEVSWWNLVVASIAIFFAVIFGEFEAALALPYPAAQPALDWHTVNGWSLSALLVGLTAWRGVLRVRNPLKLSVLYLGAATVLMCLICLQIYLGSLVDWVFGLHSVPVVEATKAGKLQ, via the coding sequence ATGTTTAGCTTAAATAACCAAAATCTGCCCTATCCCGACACTCTGCATCCGATTATTGTCCATTTTGTGATTGCCATGGTTTTTTTCGCCTATTTTTGCGATTTAACCGGCTATCTCACCCGCCGGCCCCATTGGTTTGAAGTGAGTTGGTGGAATCTGGTGGTGGCCTCCATTGCTATTTTTTTTGCTGTCATCTTTGGGGAATTTGAGGCGGCCCTGGCCCTGCCCTACCCAGCGGCCCAACCGGCCCTGGATTGGCATACGGTCAATGGTTGGTCTCTATCGGCTCTACTAGTGGGCTTAACGGCCTGGCGGGGCGTCTTGCGAGTACGCAATCCCCTCAAGCTTTCGGTGCTTTACCTGGGAGCGGCGACGGTGCTGATGTGCCTCATTTGTCTACAGATTTACCTCGGCTCCCTGGTGGATTGGGTCTTTGGACTCCATAGTGTACCGGTGGTGGAGGCCACCAAGGCAGGAAAATTGCAATGA
- a CDS encoding SpoIID/LytB domain-containing protein, producing MRWPSLFLPSRLFCLGSLGCLLSLGTLASVPVQSKDITLKVGIVQQFGNEDRDQLSLSGTGNDTLTFTLVNLAGQTQTLEGKQATITINRQGLSQPSLQEYLVLSDHATFETAEDNAKQWRAKGIEVEVTQPERWQVWAKRSTYGSAGVRRWLLASLRSQGYDFPYLASRMVSAKPQAILVLNGQKYPTNSLTVSASKNQIQVTEGQQKNQLYPGNLVLQPNAYGNYTLVNQVPLEAYLRGVVPHEIGHNAPANAARAQTIIARTYALRNLRRFAADNYELCATTHCQVYYGLKDANPEADKAIAATQGQVLTYNNELVDALYSSTTGGVTAKFSDVWNGADRPYLKALIDSPQKVWDLAQNSLEQESAFRKFMSLQEGFNETGRKVFRWRYTASLKELTQDLKDYLAKRKHPLANFTTIQNMQVTRRSPSGRVLLLTVETDRGPVELAKNEARSAFGPPRSTLFYLEPNYNNEKQLLGFTFVGGGLGHGVGMSQFGSYRLAQLGWSAEKILEFYYPGTKIQSLNPRLVFWQDSP from the coding sequence ATGCGTTGGCCATCATTGTTCCTGCCCTCCCGTCTTTTCTGCCTGGGTAGCCTGGGCTGTCTGTTAAGCCTAGGAACTCTAGCGAGCGTTCCCGTACAGTCCAAGGATATTACCCTGAAAGTCGGCATTGTCCAACAGTTTGGCAATGAAGACCGTGACCAACTCAGCTTGAGCGGCACGGGTAATGATACTTTGACCTTTACTCTGGTCAATCTAGCAGGCCAAACCCAAACCCTAGAAGGGAAACAGGCCACAATTACCATCAATCGCCAGGGCCTATCCCAGCCGAGTTTACAAGAATACCTGGTGCTCAGCGACCATGCTACCTTTGAAACCGCTGAAGATAATGCCAAGCAATGGCGAGCTAAGGGTATTGAAGTGGAAGTGACCCAGCCAGAACGCTGGCAGGTTTGGGCCAAGCGCAGTACCTACGGCAGTGCCGGTGTCCGCCGCTGGTTACTGGCCAGTCTCCGCAGTCAAGGTTATGACTTTCCCTATCTTGCAAGCCGGATGGTAAGCGCTAAACCCCAAGCTATCCTAGTGTTGAACGGGCAAAAATATCCCACTAACAGCCTGACGGTTAGCGCCAGCAAAAATCAAATTCAAGTGACCGAAGGCCAACAAAAAAACCAGCTCTATCCAGGGAATTTGGTTCTCCAGCCTAATGCCTACGGCAACTATACCTTGGTCAATCAAGTCCCCTTGGAGGCTTATCTGCGGGGAGTTGTTCCCCACGAAATTGGCCACAACGCCCCAGCCAACGCTGCCCGGGCTCAAACCATTATTGCCCGTACTTACGCCCTCCGTAATCTACGCCGTTTTGCCGCCGATAACTACGAACTCTGTGCGACCACCCATTGCCAGGTTTACTACGGACTCAAGGATGCTAACCCGGAAGCAGATAAGGCCATTGCCGCTACCCAGGGCCAGGTTTTAACCTACAACAATGAACTCGTTGATGCCCTCTATTCCTCTACCACCGGCGGGGTCACCGCCAAATTTAGTGATGTCTGGAATGGGGCCGACCGGCCCTACCTCAAGGCCTTGATTGATTCTCCTCAGAAGGTCTGGGATTTGGCCCAGAACAGCCTAGAGCAGGAAAGTGCCTTTCGTAAGTTTATGAGTTTGCAGGAGGGTTTTAATGAAACGGGGCGGAAGGTGTTTCGCTGGCGTTATACGGCTTCTCTGAAGGAATTGACCCAGGATCTCAAGGACTATCTGGCCAAACGCAAACATCCCCTGGCCAACTTCACAACCATTCAAAACATGCAGGTCACCCGTCGTTCTCCCTCAGGCAGGGTATTGTTGTTGACGGTAGAAACGGATCGAGGCCCAGTGGAACTGGCTAAAAACGAGGCCCGTAGCGCCTTTGGCCCTCCCCGGAGTACCTTGTTTTACCTAGAGCCCAACTACAACAACGAAAAACAACTCCTGGGTTTTACCTTTGTTGGCGGCGGCCTGGGCCATGGGGTAGGCATGAGTCAGTTTGGTTCCTATCGCTTAGCCCAGTTGGGCTGGTCGGCGGAAAAAATTCTGGAATTTTATTACCCGGGTACCAAAATCCAATCCCTTAACCCCCGTCTGGTTTTCTGGCAAGACTCCCCCTAA